In a genomic window of Pokkaliibacter sp. MBI-7:
- the phaR gene encoding polyhydroxyalkanoate synthesis repressor PhaR: protein MRILRKYTNRRLYDTSRSCYITLEDVKQLVLDNEPFKVEDSKTGNDLTRNILLQIISEQEGQGGSALLTNQVLQQLIRFYGDSMQGLMAQYLEHSVGAFLEHQERIREQVESMMSAANPLNVMNRIADQNMAMWQMFAQGFDRRKAAENGGEDESEPENGSDS from the coding sequence ATGAGAATTCTCAGGAAGTACACGAACCGTCGTCTGTATGACACATCTCGTAGCTGCTACATCACCTTGGAAGATGTAAAACAGCTTGTTCTGGATAATGAACCCTTTAAGGTTGAAGACTCCAAGACGGGTAACGATCTGACTAGAAATATTTTATTGCAAATTATTAGTGAGCAGGAAGGGCAGGGCGGTAGTGCACTGTTGACTAATCAGGTTTTGCAGCAGCTTATCCGTTTTTACGGTGACAGCATGCAAGGTTTGATGGCTCAATATCTCGAGCATAGCGTAGGTGCTTTCCTGGAGCATCAGGAGCGTATTCGTGAGCAGGTTGAGTCAATGATGTCTGCGGCGAATCCATTGAATGTGATGAACCGTATCGCAGATCAGAATATGGCGATGTGGCAAATGTTTGCGCAAGGTTTTGATAGAAGAAAGGCAGCTGAAAATGGTGGTGAAGACGAGTCTGAGCCAGAAAACGGCTCCGACAGTTGA